The Porites lutea chromosome 4, jaPorLute2.1, whole genome shotgun sequence genome contains a region encoding:
- the LOC140932606 gene encoding glutamate receptor ionotropic, NMDA 1-like translates to MRCKIMRKTNSKQFSNKQQQRGRHFCRKNAITERVNEKCDETKLGVLAPLEILADFPKLKCCDFCESNGNILLFVKSLKMASERAVFARCLSLFVAFHSLYCGNAVNTTFGLGAMLSSLDNQKVFQSAVDKINANSSSLLRGAILNASSYVLNPNPIRSAMDVCEKLIANGVAVVIVSHPRDELSPPISVSYACSFYWIPVVGISSRETIFSDKSIHESFLRTVPPYSDQAYVWLGLLKKFSWSKVILLTSNDQDSRMIATKFTGLAEKNNIKIEKTVMFQTRCLNVTSQLAKLKKFQSRVILFSASDEDALVVYQNASYLKMTGNGYVWLVTQQTFSGVARNYVPQGMVGMQLPHGYDEPAQIQDAVSLVATALNTLLATGRSLTPPPASCRETAQWDSGKTLFDELVNTNVTNGKTGNLILNRKGDRINAVYQIVNLKNASTDAQLTVVGSFDNGEVSFNDTIIWPGGQDEKPEGIFVSTHLKVVTLVGEPFVFIKSMPESGKCSDLDDLDQKRKHVRCTGKVYGEHAKLVSADQNEHCCYGFCMDLLRRLGEKVNFTYDVHLSEDGSYGSLRRVNGTDTKRWNGMVGEVIDGNADLIVAALTINNERAEWIEFSKPFKYQGLTILVKKDQSTNRLDSFLRPFQINLWLLVLLSVHIVAVILYLLDRFSPFGRFKLARKEKEETALNLSSAMWFSWGVLLNSGIGEGTPRSFSARVLGMVWAGFAMIIVASYTANLAAFLVLDRPKAVVSGIDDPNLRNPSKEFKYATVANSSVDAYFRRQVELSSMYTFMEKYNVKTAKEAIQKVKNEELKAFIWDSPVLYYEASEDCTLTTAGELFGRSGYGIGMPKGSPWSNDISLAILNFHESGVMEELETTWIDTKKCAEQSNSPATLGLNHMLGVFIMVAAGIGAGIVIIILEILYHKHRGWKEEQKELAKKTTDKWRANIMMMKKERTTNGGQPVNGVLDSHSPHSDGIARRNPIYNADNHVDGTFTYN, encoded by the exons atgagatgtaaaatcATGCGGAAGACcaattcaaaacaattttcaaataaacagCAGCAGCGGGGAAGACATTTCTGCCGAAAAAACGCCATCACCGAAAGGGTTAATGAGAAATGTGACGAAACCAAATTAGGTGTACTGGCTCCACTGGAGATCTTGGCTGATTTCCCAAAACTGAAGTGTTGTGACTTTTGTGAAAGCAACGGGAATATccttctttttgtaaaatcactgaAAATGGCTAGCGAACGTGCGGTGTTTGCAAGATGTCTGTCTTTATTCGTGGCTTTTCATTCTCTGTACTGTGGAAACGCTGTGAATACGACGTTTGGTTTAGGAGCAATGCTTTCCTCTCTGGACAACCAGAAAGTCTTCCAGAGTGCTGTGGATAAAATTAATGCTAATTCAAGCAGTCTTTTAAGGGGAGCGATCTTGAATGCAAGCTCCTACGTTTTAAACCCAAACCCTATCCGTTCGGCAATGGATGTCTGCGAAAAACTGATCGCTAATGGAGTAGCGGTAGTGATTGTTAGCCACCCAAGAGACGAACTCTCACCGCCGATTTCTGTGTCGTACGCCTGTAGTTTCTACTGGATTCCTGTCGTCGGGATTTCATCAAGAGAAACAATCTTCTCAGataag TCTATTCATGAGTCTTTTCTGAGGACTGTTCCACCCTATTCAGATCAAGCTTATGTGTGGCTGGGCTTGTTGAAGAAATTTTCCTGGTCTAAGGTTATTTTGCTGACAAGTAATGACCAGGATAGTCGCATGATTGCAACTAAGTTTACAGGCTTGGCTGAGAAGAATAACATTAAG ATAGAAAAAACTGTCATGTTCCAGACACGATGCCTTAATGTCACATCACAGCTTGCAAAGCTGAAAAAATTCCAGTCAAGAGTAATCCTGTTTAGTGCCAG TGATGAAGATGCCTTGGTTGTGTATCAAAATGCATCATATCTGAAGATGACTGGAAATGGCTATGTTTGGTTAGTGACACAACAAACATTTTCAGGAGTTGCAAGAAATTATGTGCCACAAG GTATGGTTGGAATGCAGTTGCCTCATGGCTATGACGAGCCTGCACAAATACAGGATGCGGTTAGTCTTGTTGCAACAGCCCTTAATACACTGTTAGCTACTGGAAGAAGCTTAACCCCACCTCCTGCCAGCTGCCGTGAAACTGCTCAGTGGGATAGTGGCAAAACTCTATTCGA cGAGCTAGTAAATACCAACGTCACTAATGGAAAGACTGGGAACTTGATATTAAACAGGAAGGGTGATCGTATAAACGCAGTTTATCAGATCGTAAACCTTAAGAATGCTTCAACTGATGCACAGTTAACAGTTGTTGGAAGCTTTGATAATGGCGAAGTATCATTTAATGATACAATTATTTGGCCTGGAGGACAAGACGAAAAACCGGAAGGAATCTTTGTTTCCACTCACCTGAAG GTGGTGACCTTGGTGGGTGAACCGTTTGTATTTATCAAGTCTATGCCCGAGAGTGGTAAGTGCAGCGATCTTGATGATTTGGACCAGAAGCGGAAGCACGTCAGATGTACTGGAAAGGTGTATGGAGAACATGCTAAACTGGTGTCTGCTGACCAGAATGAACACTGCTGTTATG GGTTCTGTATGGATCTTTTAAGACGCCTAGGGGAGAAGGTAAACTTCACCTATGATGTTCATTTATCTGAGGATGGAAGTTATGGTTCTCTTAGGAGG GTTAATGGAACAGATACGAAACGCTGGAATGGCATGGTGGGAGAAGTGATCGATGGCAACGCAGACCTCATTGTCGCTGCCTTGACAATCAATAACGAAAGAGCTGAATGGATTGAATTCTCAAAACCTTTCAAGTATCAAGGACTTACTATACTTGTTAAGAAG GACCAAAGCACAAATCGGCTGGACTCCTTCCTCCGACCGTTCCAGATCAACTTATGGCTGCTGGTTTTACTCTCCGTCCACATAGTAGCTGTCATACTGTACCTGTTAGACCGGTTTAGCCCGTTTGGCCGGTTCAAACTGGCccggaaagagaaagaagagacGGCCCTTAATTTATCCAGTGCTATGTGGTTTTCTTGGGGAGTACTTCTGAACAGTGGCATTGGAGAAG GGACGCCCCGTAGCTTCAGTGCTCGTGTACTCGGTATGGTGTGGGCAGGGTTCGCCATGATTATCGTTGCCAGCTATACTGCTAACTTGGCCGCCTTCCTCGTCCTTGATCGACCTAAAGCGGTGGTCAGCGGTATTGATGATCCAAAT TTGCGCAACCCTTCTAAAGAATTTAAGTACGCCACCGTAGCCAACAGCAGTGTAGATGCTTATTTTCGCCGGCAAGTCGAGCTGTCGTCCATGTACACCTTCATGGAAAAGTATAACGTGAAGACTGCTAAAGAAGCTATACAGAAAGTTAAGAACGA GGAATTGAAGGCGTTTATCTGGGACTCCCCTGTGTTGTATTATGAAGCTTCCGAGGACTGCACTCTAACTACTGCCGGGGAACTGTTTGGACGATCAGGCTACGGAATCGGAATGCCTAAG ggatCTCCTTGGAGTAACGATATATCCCTTGCTATTCTCAACTTTCACGAGAGCGGCGTGATGGAGGAATTGGAGACCACTTGGATTGACACCAAGAAATGCGCTGAACAGAGTAATTCGCCCGCCACATTGGGGCTCAACCATATGTTAG GTGTGTTTATAATGGTTGCTGCCGGAATTGGAGCTGGCATCGTGATCATCATCCTTGAAATCCTGTACCATAAGCACCGTGGCTGGAAGGAGGAGCAAAAAGAACTGGCCAAAAAGACAACGGACAAGTGGCGTGCAAACATTATGATGATGAAAAAGGAACGCACAACTAACGGTGGCCAACCTGTCAATGGAGTCCTGGACTCACACTCGCCTCACAGTGATGGCATAGCACGCAGAAATCCCATCTACAATGCTGACAATCACGTGGACGGCACGTTCACTTATAATTAG